A part of Aquibium oceanicum genomic DNA contains:
- a CDS encoding N-acyl homoserine lactonase family protein has protein sequence MERGSYEIFAIRYGHLARRSTENFIGGDIHDVDMPLDYFVWVIKGDEGSYVVDTGFSDETAQKRSRHIVTPVRQGLAAAGVEPDSVRHVILTHLHYDHAGNTPLFPNATYHVQEREMAFCTGPHMCTHDHAHHYEAGDVGQMVRSLFEGRVAFHSGDSELAPGISVHHIGGHTDGLQVVRVRTARGWVVLASDATHFFANFETGRPFPAVFDLEAMQRGFRRLRSLTNSDDHVIPGHDPEVLKRYPELRAGTEGWIVRVDMPPHGRES, from the coding sequence ATGGAGCGGGGCAGCTACGAGATTTTCGCGATCCGCTACGGCCATCTGGCCAGGCGCTCGACGGAAAACTTCATCGGCGGCGACATCCACGACGTGGACATGCCGCTCGACTATTTCGTCTGGGTGATCAAGGGCGACGAGGGTTCCTACGTCGTCGACACCGGCTTCAGCGACGAGACCGCGCAAAAGCGCTCCCGCCATATCGTGACGCCGGTGCGGCAAGGCCTCGCGGCCGCAGGCGTCGAGCCTGACAGTGTGCGTCACGTGATCCTCACCCACCTGCATTACGACCACGCAGGCAACACGCCGCTCTTTCCAAACGCGACCTACCACGTCCAGGAACGCGAGATGGCGTTCTGCACCGGACCGCACATGTGCACGCACGATCATGCGCATCACTACGAGGCCGGCGACGTCGGTCAGATGGTGCGCAGCCTCTTCGAGGGACGCGTCGCCTTCCATTCGGGGGATTCGGAGCTGGCGCCGGGCATCAGCGTGCATCACATCGGCGGTCATACGGACGGGCTGCAGGTGGTTCGCGTGCGCACCGCGCGAGGCTGGGTGGTGCTGGCATCGGACGCCACGCATTTCTTCGCCAATTTCGAGACCGGCAGGCCCTTTCCGGCCGTGTTCGACCTCGAGGCAATGCAGCGGGGCTTCCGGCGCCTGCGCTCGCTGACGAATTCGGACGACCACGTCATCCCCGGACACGATCCCGAGGTCTTGAAGCGCTACCCGGAACTGCGGGCAGGCACGGAGGGATGGATCGTCCGCGTCGACATGCCGCCGCACGGGCGGGAATCTTGA
- a CDS encoding 4-carboxy-4-hydroxy-2-oxoadipate aldolase/oxaloacetate decarboxylase has product MYGHIFHTVRRPEPRLLEAFAKLPSATISDAMGRHGALNMSIRPLYENISMTGCALTVLCFPGDNIMTHRALQMVQPGDVLVIDDGDHDTGCFGHKSAMLARSRGGTGAVMNGSIRDARELRADRFPIFCRGVSPRAPQKNTPGSINVPVTLGGIVIQPGDILVGDDDGVVVVPLASAEDILAKAQARDAQEQKGPAKSGELPLDPAGARLDLDRMLEGKVVHHHDLVDWGLGRR; this is encoded by the coding sequence ATGTATGGACACATTTTCCACACCGTGAGGCGTCCGGAACCGCGCCTGCTCGAGGCATTCGCCAAGCTGCCGAGCGCGACGATCTCGGATGCGATGGGTCGGCACGGGGCGTTGAACATGTCGATCCGGCCGCTCTACGAGAACATCTCGATGACTGGGTGCGCGCTGACGGTGTTGTGCTTCCCCGGCGACAACATCATGACGCATCGCGCGTTGCAGATGGTCCAGCCGGGCGACGTGCTGGTGATCGACGACGGCGATCACGACACGGGCTGTTTCGGCCACAAGAGCGCGATGCTGGCGCGGTCGCGCGGCGGGACGGGTGCGGTGATGAACGGCTCGATCCGCGACGCCAGGGAACTGCGCGCCGACCGATTTCCGATCTTCTGCCGCGGCGTGTCGCCCCGTGCGCCGCAGAAGAACACGCCCGGATCGATCAACGTCCCCGTCACGCTCGGCGGCATCGTGATCCAGCCGGGCGACATCCTCGTCGGCGACGACGACGGGGTGGTCGTCGTACCGCTGGCTTCTGCGGAGGACATCCTGGCCAAGGCCCAGGCGCGCGATGCGCAGGAGCAGAAGGGGCCGGCAAAATCCGGCGAACTGCCGCTCGATCCCGCGGGCGCCCGGCTCGATCTCGACAGGATGCTGGAAGGCAAGGTCGTCCATCATCACGACCTCGTCGACTGGGGTCTTGGACGGCGCTGA
- a CDS encoding TRAP transporter large permease encodes MSFLGIWMFPTLFLLIALGFPIAFSMLGVSLVFGYLRFGDKIVALMVSKVNEVGSNYVLGAIPLFILMGALLQRSGIAERLYDAVHIWTRKLPGGLAIGTIVMSTIFAASTGVAGATETVIGLLAIPAMLKYNYSKELISGTICAGGSLGTIIPPSITVIVLAPIASLPVGSLFSGIMMPGLVMAGFFLLYILVISFAKPELAPLAEFDEDDDHSLGAKLFITATALLPPVALIVVVLGSILAGWATPTEAAACGAAGCFVLAVLHGRMTFAVMKDALFRTLGVTAMIIMIVLAGSIFSAVFYSTGGMRAMQSLLNDYGITGGASIALILLLTFVAGFVLDLISVILIVIPIAMPLVKASGVDPLWFAVVFLIVLQAAYLTPPMAPSIFYLRGIAPKSITLKHMYRGVIPFIFMQAATVALVILFPGLATWLPQVLYGN; translated from the coding sequence ATGAGTTTTCTCGGGATCTGGATGTTTCCGACGCTCTTCCTCCTGATCGCGCTCGGATTTCCCATCGCTTTCTCGATGCTGGGCGTGAGCCTCGTCTTCGGTTACCTGCGCTTTGGCGACAAGATCGTCGCGCTGATGGTCTCCAAGGTGAACGAGGTCGGGTCGAACTACGTCCTCGGTGCCATTCCGCTGTTCATCCTGATGGGAGCGCTGCTGCAGCGCTCCGGCATTGCCGAGCGTCTCTACGATGCGGTGCACATCTGGACCCGCAAGCTGCCGGGTGGCCTCGCCATCGGCACCATCGTCATGAGCACGATCTTCGCGGCCTCGACGGGCGTCGCCGGGGCGACCGAGACAGTCATCGGCCTGCTCGCGATCCCGGCCATGCTCAAGTACAACTACTCCAAGGAACTCATCTCCGGCACCATCTGCGCCGGCGGATCGCTCGGCACGATCATCCCGCCCTCGATCACAGTCATCGTGCTGGCGCCGATCGCCTCGCTTCCGGTGGGGAGCCTGTTTTCGGGCATCATGATGCCGGGTCTCGTCATGGCCGGCTTCTTCCTGCTCTACATCCTGGTCATCAGTTTCGCGAAGCCGGAACTCGCCCCCCTAGCCGAATTCGACGAGGACGATGATCATTCCCTCGGCGCCAAGCTGTTCATCACGGCGACCGCGCTGCTTCCCCCGGTCGCCCTGATCGTCGTCGTTCTCGGCAGCATTCTCGCGGGCTGGGCAACTCCCACCGAGGCCGCCGCGTGCGGCGCGGCCGGCTGTTTCGTGCTGGCCGTCCTGCACGGGAGGATGACCTTCGCGGTGATGAAGGACGCGCTCTTCCGCACGCTCGGTGTCACCGCGATGATCATCATGATCGTGCTGGCAGGCAGCATCTTTTCGGCCGTCTTCTATTCGACCGGCGGGATGCGGGCGATGCAGTCGCTGCTGAACGATTACGGGATTACCGGCGGGGCCTCGATCGCGCTGATCCTGCTCCTGACCTTCGTCGCCGGCTTCGTGCTCGACCTGATCTCGGTGATCCTGATCGTCATCCCCATCGCCATGCCGCTGGTCAAGGCATCGGGCGTGGACCCGCTCTGGTTCGCGGTGGTTTTCCTGATCGTGCTGCAGGCCGCCTACCTGACGCCGCCAATGGCGCCTTCGATCTTCTACCTGCGGGGTATCGCGCCGAAATCGATCACGCTGAAGCACATGTACCGGGGCGTGATACCCTTCATCTTCATGCAGGCCGCGACGGTGGCTCTGGTGATCCTGTTTCCCGGCCTCGCAACCTGGCTGCCGCAGGTTCTCTACGGCAACTGA
- a CDS encoding TRAP transporter small permease subunit, whose amino-acid sequence MAAVIGAALMVPLVVAMVYEVLSRHVFDAPTIWAFELSYMMMSGIFSLGFAYALKYRQHVNVDFIYGSLSLRWRAVVDLVGYAIFLPCAIAVSNGLFQYALRAYRSGEVSGVSSWNPVVWPLRAVLFTGFAILSLQALVEVIRCVRTLVTGQSHEPERAEAGLI is encoded by the coding sequence ATGGCCGCGGTGATCGGCGCGGCCCTCATGGTGCCGCTCGTGGTGGCCATGGTCTACGAGGTCCTGAGCCGGCACGTGTTCGACGCGCCTACGATCTGGGCCTTCGAACTAAGCTACATGATGATGTCGGGCATCTTCTCGCTCGGTTTCGCCTACGCGCTCAAGTACCGCCAGCATGTGAACGTCGATTTCATCTACGGCAGCCTGAGCCTGCGCTGGCGCGCCGTCGTCGACCTGGTCGGCTACGCCATTTTCCTGCCCTGTGCGATCGCCGTCAGCAACGGCCTTTTCCAGTACGCGCTACGCGCCTACCGCTCGGGCGAGGTCAGCGGCGTGTCGTCCTGGAACCCGGTGGTATGGCCCCTCCGCGCGGTGCTGTTCACGGGGTTCGCGATCCTGTCCCTCCAGGCGCTGGTCGAGGTGATCCGCTGCGTGCGCACGCTCGTCACCGGGCAATCGCACGAACCCGAAAGAGCCGAGGCCGGCCTGATATGA